One window from the genome of bacterium encodes:
- a CDS encoding ribonuclease HI family protein, with translation MRFTIHADGGSRGNPGPAGAGAVIRDEGGSTVAVVSKFLGVQTNNFAEYEAVIAALDVLLSRVPEEERRGVRVLIKMDSQLVVKQMRGEYKVKHPNIKPQYARLSERAAKFGSVTFTHVYREENGDADALANEAMDRGA, from the coding sequence ATGCGGTTCACTATCCACGCCGACGGCGGCTCGAGAGGAAATCCGGGTCCGGCCGGTGCCGGAGCGGTCATCCGCGATGAAGGCGGGTCTACCGTCGCGGTCGTTTCGAAGTTCCTGGGGGTGCAGACCAACAACTTCGCCGAGTACGAAGCGGTCATAGCGGCGCTCGACGTACTGCTTTCACGCGTCCCGGAAGAAGAACGCAGGGGCGTGCGGGTACTGATAAAAATGGACAGCCAGCTCGTGGTGAAACAAATGCGGGGCGAATACAAAGTGAAGCATCCCAATATCAAGCCGCAGTATGCCCGCCTTTCGGAGCGGGCGGCCAAATTCGGGTCCGTGACGTTCACGCACGTATATCGGGAAGAGAATGGCGACGCGGACGCGCTCGCGAACGAGGCGATGGATAGGGGTGCTTGA
- a CDS encoding Fe-Mn family superoxide dismutase: MPYTAKQFDLPALKGISEKQVKVHLALYEGYVKHANLITDMIAAYQKTDDEGGKYAVAEMRRRFAFEFDGMRMHEYYFSQFEEKPCAPDEGSALSKLALEQYGEAGIAGTMKAVAATRGIGWVVVYFDPAAKKLHTTFVGDHELGQLSGLPVIVALDLWEHAYMVDYVPAEKKSYIDAFFENLNWAVIEKRFTDAAR; the protein is encoded by the coding sequence ATGCCATACACCGCAAAACAATTCGATCTTCCGGCGCTTAAGGGAATATCGGAAAAGCAGGTCAAGGTACACCTCGCCTTGTACGAGGGGTATGTAAAGCATGCGAATCTGATCACGGACATGATCGCCGCATACCAGAAGACGGACGATGAAGGCGGCAAGTACGCCGTAGCGGAGATGCGCCGCCGCTTCGCGTTCGAGTTCGACGGCATGCGCATGCACGAATACTATTTCAGCCAGTTCGAAGAAAAGCCATGCGCCCCGGACGAAGGGAGCGCGCTCTCGAAACTCGCGCTCGAGCAGTACGGGGAAGCCGGAATCGCCGGAACCATGAAAGCGGTCGCCGCCACGCGCGGCATCGGCTGGGTCGTCGTGTATTTCGATCCCGCCGCAAAGAAGCTCCATACGACCTTCGTCGGCGACCACGAGCTCGGTCAGTTGTCGGGGCTTCCGGTCATCGTCGCGCTCGACCTCTGGGAACACGCGTATATGGTGGACTATGTTCCGGCGGAAAAGAAAAGCTACATCGACGCCTTTTTCGAAAATCTCAACTGGGCGGTTATCGAGAAGCGCTTTACGGACGCGGCGCGGTGA
- a CDS encoding ComEC/Rec2 family competence protein: protein MIILLVVSGGLAGGIFLRSFAVFGWPPYVFALLLALIGAAAWRVAGRKEYLLFVLFLACAVLGAWRFSIAEKPLPPSFLAQVGQRVQFEGIVASDPDVREANQRVIIDVEQGGEKTRVLAVASRYSKVGVGDKVEVSGTLALPEPFSTDTDGGRMFRYDKFLEKDGIRFLSDFASVAVIDPAPWYHPSALLANTKHAFIDGLGRAIPEPYATLAAGLIVGGKQGLGKELLEAFILSGLVPIVVLSGYNVMIVAEGIMRALKTMRVPSRASAIAGAVAVLLFVLMAGAGSASIRAGLMALIALYARATGRSYAAGRALIVVAILMVLWNPYLLAFDPGFGLSIAATAGLIWLSPLIELRLIWIASDFCRSMLATTLAAQAAVLPLLLYETGMLSLVAIPANLVVLPMIPLAMAASAVAAVSGMFLGVLAPVFAFPAYLLNAYIVEVARFSSGLPLAALHIPPFPLWLMVLAYAVLILFARYICKAPVGVYARGALSAP from the coding sequence GTGATCATTCTTCTTGTCGTATCGGGCGGACTTGCAGGCGGCATATTTCTCCGGTCGTTCGCTGTGTTTGGCTGGCCCCCGTATGTCTTCGCGCTCCTGCTTGCGCTTATCGGAGCGGCCGCTTGGCGGGTAGCGGGCCGGAAGGAGTATCTTCTGTTCGTTCTGTTTCTTGCGTGCGCCGTACTGGGAGCGTGGCGGTTCTCGATCGCCGAAAAGCCGCTGCCTCCTTCGTTCCTCGCTCAGGTCGGACAGCGCGTACAGTTTGAAGGCATTGTTGCGTCCGATCCGGACGTGCGCGAAGCGAACCAGCGCGTGATAATCGACGTAGAGCAGGGCGGGGAGAAGACGCGGGTGCTCGCGGTCGCGAGCCGCTACAGCAAAGTCGGCGTCGGAGACAAGGTGGAAGTATCCGGAACGCTCGCGCTTCCCGAACCGTTCAGTACCGATACTGACGGCGGCCGCATGTTCCGGTACGACAAGTTTCTCGAGAAAGACGGGATCAGGTTCCTTTCGGATTTCGCCTCGGTTGCTGTCATAGACCCGGCACCGTGGTACCACCCGTCCGCGCTTCTCGCGAACACCAAGCACGCCTTCATTGATGGACTTGGCCGGGCGATACCCGAACCGTATGCGACGCTCGCGGCCGGTCTTATCGTCGGCGGAAAACAGGGCCTTGGGAAAGAGCTGCTCGAAGCCTTCATTCTTTCCGGTCTCGTGCCGATCGTCGTGCTTTCCGGATACAACGTGATGATCGTGGCCGAAGGAATCATGCGCGCCTTGAAAACGATGCGAGTGCCGTCCCGCGCGTCCGCAATTGCGGGAGCTGTCGCGGTTTTATTGTTCGTACTTATGGCCGGCGCCGGTTCCGCGAGCATCCGCGCGGGACTCATGGCGCTCATCGCGCTCTATGCCCGGGCTACGGGCCGGTCATACGCGGCGGGGCGCGCACTAATCGTTGTCGCGATCCTTATGGTTCTATGGAATCCGTATCTTCTCGCGTTCGACCCTGGCTTCGGGCTTTCGATCGCCGCGACCGCAGGGCTTATCTGGCTCTCGCCGCTGATCGAGCTTCGGCTTATATGGATTGCGAGTGATTTCTGTCGAAGCATGCTCGCGACGACGCTCGCCGCGCAGGCCGCGGTCTTGCCACTCCTCCTCTATGAAACGGGAATGCTCTCGCTTGTCGCGATTCCGGCGAATCTTGTCGTGCTGCCGATGATTCCCCTAGCGATGGCCGCCTCCGCGGTCGCAGCCGTTTCCGGCATGTTTCTTGGCGTCTTGGCACCGGTCTTCGCGTTTCCCGCGTATCTTCTGAATGCTTATATCGTCGAGGTCGCACGGTTCTCTTCCGGGCTTCCTTTGGCCGCGCTCCATATTCCACCGTTTCCTCTCTGGCTTATGGTACTTGCGTATGCCGTTCTGATTTTGTTCGCCCGGTACATATGCAAAGCCCCCGTGGGCGTGTACGCCCGCGGAGCCTTATCCGCTCCTTGA